The Besnoitia besnoiti strain Bb-Ger1 chromosome Unknown contig00014, whole genome shotgun sequence genome contains a region encoding:
- a CDS encoding uncharacterized protein (encoded by transcript BESB_026120) produces the protein MEKCARAVLRGVHALRESPSSFRSHALSQTDQPRPARRLPKTDRASLSRHDPSGVLFPCVRDGTCHAASFSHFSSSSRDTSSSAADSAASPPPSGASSPSPAAGEASPSPSSPSPSPPLGAPAFSPDRLHSLFARADVLANLLHSRLALPLLYPLNSGGGLTNPLNVPGGSPGSDASALNSIASSRWKREEVVGALATVTPLVLAATSVSRFLKAAHALSYYSGPTCGTQVSGRRLRDRRGGTPQTEENDGGRAQAAPALGRSRVHFLRPQLWRVLKPGEEGRTKHLKWR, from the coding sequence ATGGAGAAGTGCGCCCGCGCGGTGCTGAGGGGCGTCCACGCTCTTCGGgagtcgccctcctccttccGCTCGCATGCGCTGTCGCAGACGGACCAACCGCGCCCCGCCAGACGTCTGCCCAAGACCGACAGAGCTTCGCTCTCCCGCCACGACCCAAGCGGCGTGCTTTTCCCCTGTGTGCGAGACGGCACGTGTCATGCGGCCTCTTTCTCACActtttcttcgtcctctcgcgacacctcgtcttctgccgctgactcagctgcgtcgccgcctccctctggagcctcctcgccgtcccctgctgcgggcgaggcgtcgccttctccttcttctccctctccgtcgcctccccTCGGGGCGCCGGCTTTCTCTCCAGATCGCCTGCATTCGCTCTTTGCGCGAGCCGACGTCCTCGCGAATCTGCTGCACTCGCGACTGGCCCTGCCGCTGCTCTATCCGCTcaacagcggcggcggccttaCGAACCCGCTCAACGTGCCCGGGGGGTCGCCAGGCTCTGACGCTTCGGCTCTCAACTCCATCGCGTCGAGCCGCtggaagcgcgaggaagtcgtcggcgcgctggcTACAGTCACCCCTCTCGTATTGGCGGCGACAAGCGTCAGCCGCTTCCTGAAGGCCGCCCACGCACTGTCCTACTACTCGGGCCCAACGTGCGGGACGCAGGtcagcgggcggcgcctgagagacaggcgcggagggacaccgcagacggaggagaacgacggcggccgcgcacagGCAGCCCCCGCTTTGGGCAGGTCGCGGGTTCActtcctgcggccgcagctctgGCGTGTGCTGAAGCCTGGAGAAGAGGGCAGGACCAAACATTTGAAGTGGCGATAG
- a CDS encoding Armadillo/beta-catenin family repeat-containing protein (encoded by transcript BESB_026130), producing MSATSAFSSGPASGSSPGGLSLTLQGASPPVVPSAFLGASGGDGSSSAEYIDAVAAEREEGEVLDVGGGLASASNPQKESDAPASAAGASGAAGASGAAQGEAVASIESALDSLVSQLSSSSLTGGRDFHQRMAEQLKSDDTAARLEATQAYRRSLAHRQELEQQQAKSASCTCSSSGSTTAAAGASHASSFPGFGRGGSTVERGESAPGGGSGMTGSHESAFGRSKSGFASLSDAAVMDVTIQDMLDQDLVCDVVRSVGMPHPHLQLESILLVQRLCRGTFSQTRQIVSLALIDSLVQILLGVTRGHIVTGAPELRLAVLGLFTKLAQDFKAHRDYSLLRPVSGVVPAVVEAVKAAPDLEGARCIHALVSSNLQQLKVDIAPILSILIWLMKNSDDQAILCLAASACVTLCERPEGVDVVLNSPALPTILHLLHHDDQRVVFDALSVAAKIAFVGSTVQIDRAISIGVVEAMVEVLQNPAVSNPTTRARACNTLGNLGCETPKQVQPIIETRAFPLLVEIFQMDPDYNTRIEAAYAVCACLSRADSQQVGYIISCTARPPAFSGFSRNRGSGSRAALEGPLSSSARGMMYGGGLSSPSAYLSSPLTFSSSSRIGGSSQLGLVYGTRMVTEKPPPAILSFGGSNPFLGLIADMLELVCESDPTNSGSLKLCKAILRGLDNILEVGAQEARLLGLTDNPYARLFHEVQGDLKLSQMQFFPDYNIAAKTHSILERYFEDATTWNTRK from the exons ATGTCGGCGACGTCGGCCTTCTCGTCTGGCCCCGCGTCGGGCTCGTCTCCCGGCGGATTGTCCCTGACATTGCAgggggcgtctccgcctgtcGTCCCCTCGGCTTTCCTCGGAGCTAGCGGCGGGGACGGATCGTCTTCAGCTGAATACATCGACGCAgtggcggcggagcgagaggaaggcgaagttCTTGATGTGGGGGGAGGGCTGGCGTCGGCCTCCAACCCGCAGAAAGAGTCCGatgcgccggcctccgcggcgggtgCCTCgggagctgccggcgcgtctggcgcggcgcagggcgaggcggtgGCGTCGATTGAGAGCGCCCTGGACAGTTTAGTTTCTCAGTTAAGTTCGTCGTCGCTGACGGGGGGAAGGGACTTCCACCAGCGCATGGCAGAGCAGCTCAAGTCAGACGAcaccgccgcccgcctcgaaGCGACTCAGGCGTATCGGCGGTCCCTTGCCCACCGTCAAGAGcttgagcagcagcaggcgaagagTGCAAGCTGCACTTGTTCGTCGTCTGGATCtacgacggccgcggcgggtgcCTCACACGCCTCGAGTTTTCCAGGCTTCGGCCGAGGAGGCTCGACTGTTGAGCGGGGGGAATCCGCCCCGGGGGGCGGAAGTGGAATGACGGGGTCGCATGAATCCGCGTTTGGTAGGTCAAAGTCCGGTTTCGCGTCGCTGAGTGACGCGGCGGTCATGGACGTGACTATTCAGGATATGTTGGATCAGGACCTTGTTTGCGACGTCGTCAGATCGGTCGGAATGCCTCACCCGCATCTCCAGCTCGAGAGTATCCTCCTCGTTCAGCGGCTGTGTCGAGGGACGTTctcgcagacgcggcagatCGTGTCGCTGGCGCTGATTGACTCGCTGGTGCAGATTCTTTTGGGCGTCACGCGAGGGCATATCGTCACGGGGGCCCCCGAGCTGCGTCTCGCAGTTCTGGGGTTGTTTACAAAGCTCGCTCAGGACTTCAAGGCGCACCGCGACtactcgctgctgcgtcccGTGTCGGGCGTCGTCCCTGCGGTGGTGGAGGCcgtgaaggcggcgccggatctcgagggcgcgcgctgcatccACGCGCTCGTGTCGAGCaacctgcagcagctgaaaGTCGACATTGCGCCGATTTTGTCTATTCTCATTTGGCTGATGAAGAACAGCGACGATCAGGCGattctctgcctcgccgcgagtgcGTGCGTGACGCTCTGCGAAAGGCCAGAGGGCGTGGACGTAGTCCTCAACTCCCCTGCTCTGCCCACCATCCTCCACCTTCTTCACCACGACGACCAGAGAGTCGTCTTCGACGCTCTCTCTGTGGCCGCGAAAATCGCCTTCGTAGGCAGCACCGTACAGATTGACCGCGCCATCAGCATTGGGGTCGTGGAGGCCATGGTGGAGGTGCTGCAGAATCCCGCCGTCTCCAATCccacgacgcgggcgcgcgcgtgcaaCACCTTGGGAAACCTGGGCTGCGAGACGCCGAAACAGGTTCAG CCTATCATTGAGACTCGCGCCTTCCCTCTGCTGGTGGAGATATTTCAGATGGATCCAGACTACAATACGCGCATTGAGGCGGCGTACGCAGTGTGCGCGTGTCTGTCCCGAGCTGATTCTCAGCAAGTCGGGTACATCATTTCGTGCactgcgcgcccgcccgcgtTTTCGGGTTTCTCTCGCAATCGCGGGTCAGGCTCCAGGGCCGCCCTCGAAGGCCCGCTCTCTTCATCGGCCCGCGGCATGATGTACGGCGGCGGtttgtcttcgccgtctgcctacctttcctcgccgctgacgttctcttcctcgtcgaggaTTGGCGGGTCGAGTCAACTGGGGCTTGTCTACGGGACACGCATGGTCACGGAGAAGCCCCCGCCAGCCATTTTGTCCTTTGGCGGGAGCAATCCGTTTTTAGGTCTGATCGCGGACATGCTCGAGCTCGTCTGCGAGAGCGACCCGACCAACAGCGGGAGTCTAAAACTCTGCAAAGCCATTCTCAGGGGCCTCGACAACATCCTCGAGGTTGGCgcacaggaggcgcgccttctTGGGCTGACGGATAACCCGTATGCCAGGCTCTTCCACGAAGTACAG GGAGATCTCAAGCTGTCGCAGATGCAGTTCTTCCCGGACTACAACATTGCCGCAAAGACTCACAGCATTTTGGAAAGATATTTTGAAGATGCGACAACGTGGAACACGAGGAAATGA